GCTGGCTGCTCCTACGCTGTCCACCTTCAGGcatgttttaatccatggctggggtcccagcACCTGTTAAGCAGTGGAAGGAGCAGCATGCATAGAGTGAAAAAGGTGAGCTCATTCCAAGAGTAGTGTGGCCCTGCAAGGATGACCCAGTGTCACCTGACCAGTTTTTGGTATTCATAGATGTATTTGAAGGAAGCTCAAACAAACGTTGGACCAAATTAATAAATTGTTTCAGAATCTAAgtttcaaacagaaaacagtaCATAGAGTACTTTCTCTAAACCAATGGTCTTTCCGGATTCAAACTGATATTTCTGGTTTCTTCTTCCTATGAAACACAGTAGGTACTGTCGACACACATTATCTTCTGTCCCTCGTAGTCAGGTGTGTGGTGTGAAGTTGAGAGTTATTAACATAATGGCGTGTAAGAGCTGAAAGGCTTCATTCACTCTGCACAGCCAAACAATTTATAAATAGGAACAAATGCTTCCATATATATAACCTCTGTTTTGAGGAAGAGACACACAGTCGCTGTCAGTTAGAGCAGAAATGGAGCAGAAGGGAGATTTGCTGAACTGGGAAACCTTCTCCTGTTCAATCTGTATGGATCTACCAAAGGATCCGGTGACTATTCCCTGTGGACACAGCTACTGTATGAACTGTATTAAATCACACTGGGATGAGGAGGAAAAAAGCAACCGGTGCCCTCAGTGTCAGCAAACCTTCACACAGATGCCTCTCCTGGAGAAAAACACCATGATGGCAGCTTTAGTGGAGCAGTTGAAGAAGACTGGACTCCAAGCTGCTTCTGTTGAGCACCGCTATGCTGGACCTGAAGATGTGATCTGTGATTTCTGCactggaagaaaacagaaagccaTCAAGTCCTGTTTAGGCCACGACACAGTCtcagctgctgcagcagaaaGGACTGAGAGGCAGAGAGAGCTGGAGGTGAGACGAGAAGAAATCCAGCAGAGAATCcaggacagagagaaagatgtgAAGCTGCTTCAACAGGAGGTGGAGGCCATCAATCACTCTGCTGATAAAACAGTGGAGGACAGTGAGAAGATCTTCACTGAGCTGATCCGTCTCATCCAGAAAAGAAgctctgatgtgaagcagcagatcagatcccagcaggaaactgaagtgagtcgagtcaaagagcttcaggagaagctggagcaggagatcactgagctgaagaggaaagACGCTGAGCTGAAGCAGCTctcaaacacagaagatcacaaccagtttctccacaactacccctcactgtcagcactcagtgagtctacacactcatccagcatcaatatccgtcctctgagatactttgaggatgtgacagcagctgtgtcagagctcagagataaactacaggacatcctgagagacacatggacaaacatctcactgaccctcactgaggtggaggttttactaccagaaccagaaccaaagagcAGAGCTGGATTCTTAAATTATTCATGTGAAATCACACTGgatccaaacacagcaaacacacgACTGTTACTATCAGAGGAGAACAGGAAGGTGAAGAGAATGGATCATCATCAGTCTTATTCTCGACACCCAGAAAGATTCACCAATTGGCGTCAGGTTCTGAGTAGAGATAGTCTGCCTGGACGTTGTTACTGGGAGGTGAAGAGAAGAGGGATAGTTTATGTAGCAGTCGCATACAAGAACATCAGCAGAGTAGGATGGGGGAATGAATGTAGATTTGGATATAATGACAAATCTTGGGCATTAGAGTGTTACCAAAATGGCTATAAATTTGGTCACAACAACATCTGGACCTCCATCTCAGGTCCTGGTTCCTCCAGAGTAGGAGTGTACCTGGATCACAGAGCAGGTCTTCTGTCCTTCTACAGCGTCTCTGAAACCatgactctcctccacagagtccagaccacatTCACTCAGCCGCTACATGCTGGAGTTTGGGTTTGGTACAGTGGAGACTCTGCAGAGTTCTGTAAACCCAAATAAATGTTCTGTCTTGTTTCTGATTGTTGATCAGGGTTCATGGTTCTGATGTCTCTGCTCTGCTGTTCTGTTCTTCTTCATTGTTCTTGTTTAAATGTAGTTCTCTGTGTCTGTGTTCCAGGAACCAGAAAGGATTTCACtgctgatgttttctttcattcttattTGACACAGAAATATTTCTCCACATGAAAATCTAAACTTCTCTGGGCTCTAATGGTTCTGGTTTCATATTTGTATTGATCTATTTGGATCTTCTGGTTTCTCTTCCACTGTTCTGCAGAACAAATGTTGTTCTTGTTTAAATCAGTTGAGATTGAAGTGAACTGAACTTGCTTCTGGTTTCTTTATTGTGATCcaaagaagaaaactgaaactAACATCAACTtagaactgatgctgttttcttCTGAATCCTTTAGATTTAGATCAGAAAAATATATGTCTGCTGTTCTGTCTCTTTGGATTTCTTCAATAAAACAACTTGATTCCAGAGAAATGTGgaaagttttcttttcattcttcCAATAAATTGTGAGTTTTGATGTTTAAAGAGCAGAAACATTTCCTTCAGAGTGTCTCATGTGATGCTGGATCAGATCAGATGTTTGGTTTCACCTTCATTCAtcaagaacatcctctgcttccaccactgCTGCAGAGAGATTACAGAAAG
This genomic interval from Girardinichthys multiradiatus isolate DD_20200921_A chromosome 6, DD_fGirMul_XY1, whole genome shotgun sequence contains the following:
- the LOC124870225 gene encoding tripartite motif-containing protein 16-like protein, which gives rise to MEQKGDLLNWETFSCSICMDLPKDPVTIPCGHSYCMNCIKSHWDEEEKSNRCPQCQQTFTQMPLLEKNTMMAALVEQLKKTGLQAASVEHRYAGPEDVICDFCTGRKQKAIKSCLGHDTVSAAAAERTERQRELEVRREEIQQRIQDREKDVKLLQQEVEAINHSADKTVEDSEKIFTELIRLIQKRSSDVKQQIRSQQETEVSRVKELQEKLEQEITELKRKDAELKQLSNTEDHNQFLHNYPSLSALSESTHSSSINIRPLRYFEDVTAAVSELRDKLQDILRDTWTNISLTLTEVEVLLPEPEPKSRAGFLNYSCEITLDPNTANTRLLLSEENRKVKRMDHHQSYSRHPERFTNWRQVLSRDSLPGRCYWEVKRRGIVYVAVAYKNISRVGWGNECRFGYNDKSWALECYQNGYKFGHNNIWTSISGPGSSRVGVYLDHRAGLLSFYSVSETMTLLHRVQTTFTQPLHAGVWVWYSGDSAEFCKPK